AGCAGAAGGTGTAGGGGTGCTGCGCAGCTTCAGGAAAACGAACAGACCCGCATTTTCCAAAGCAAAGGTTGTTCTGTACAACCACTTTCTCACAGTCTTCATGCGTGATAGTCTAAAAGGCAAACACATCTCCATTAAATTACCTTGAGTCATTTCTTTACCATACATGATGCCGAAGCTATAGACTGTAAGCGAGGATAACTtagactaaaatttaaaagtctttccagggacttccctggcagtccagtggttaagacttcgcactCCCACCACAGgcggcacaggttcgatccctggtcagggaactaagatcccacgtgcagtgcagtggccaaaaaataaataaaaagatttaaagatCTTTCCAATGTTGGATACAGTTTGCAATAATCAAGTGATGGCATCTTAAGAGTGTGGAGCTACCTTaactaaattttttattggatacATCAATAAGTTAGCCTGTAGAAAATAACTAaggtaatatgaaaatattttactctacACTTAAATGCCAAACTCTAAGACATTTTGTCTAATTGGGTGTTACCTGTCTGAAAATTCTAATGGTTAGCTTCTTATAAGTAATGTGCCTTACACTTCTACTCTTCACAGTGCATtgtacaaaataaattttcaatacATGTTTGTTCAATTGCTCATAGAATAGATCAGAACATCCAGAGTTTAATTCTGTCCTATTTTACAGCGCTTATAGTACACTCAAATCTATTAAGTTGCATGGAGCAAAGTTGCAGCACCTGTGCCTCTAAATCATCGTGCATGACATCTTTGCGTCTCCCATAACCCCATACACCTAGCTGTATGTGCCCTTCAAAATATATGAGCCAAacaccttatttttaatttaattagtgATAGAATTCAAAATAAGAGTTCAAAGGAAATTTGATTGCCCAATTCTTAGGAGcaattttttaattatacatgGGCCAACAAAGCAGTCATTATTATTTGATCATTGACTTGTCGTTGCTACATATCCTTGCCTTTTTAGAATACTTAACTGCCTTGCACAGTCCATTACCTTATAATACTGCCTGCTTAATTGTGTAGCTTTACTGGACTGTAAAATTTTACTCTATCCTGCATTGCTTTTGGTTCAGTATCTTTGTGTTTAAGGACCTGATGcaatttctcaattttaatttaacatttggAGTGTGGGCTTTGCCAGGACTGACTGGAGGCAGTAGATAGTAGAATGCACCTTTGTCTTAGTAGTGTGGAATCAATCAAAATAACTGCAAATCAGCCAACACAACATGAACTGGGAAACAGGTGTTTCTAAGAGGAGGAAATGTGATTTCACATCAAGATTACTTTTTGAAAGCTTATGAGAAAATACGTTAAATCATTTTTGTGATAGTAATGCTAGAACTAATATGGCAACTTCTGCCTGACAACCTCAACATATTTTATAGACCTATGAAGTAGTTAGGTGTGAAATACAGGGGTTAAGACCACCATACATGCATGTTTGGGGAGGAGTTCAATGTATCCCATCTTATCTACAGATGGAATCCACCTGTTCATCCATATCCTAATAGAGTGTAGAGATGTAGCTAGAGAGAAGTTCTAGTGATTGCTTGAAATTCCCAACTTCCTAACTGGGGGTACAGTCTATTAACTCTCCAGATAAGACCACCccgatgtaaaaataaataaataaaaccccatAAAACAAAGCTCTATGCCATCAATATGAAGTCCCATCATACCATTCTTGCAGCATTTCCAAGGTTGGAAGGAAATTTAGGGAGTATGATCATACTTTGCCAAATCCACTGATGAAGGCCCAAGGACCAAATCTGGGAATGAGGTGAGACTCGGGCTCCTGGCACATTCGGCCCCTACTTTCCACCTGTCCCAGCTGTCCACCCCCTCCTGAAAACCTggacccccttccccacccagaaCAAATACCTGGCTGAAGGGCACCGTCCTACAGGTCTCCCGATGCACTTCATGGCTTTTGATGGGCAGGATGATCCCCTGAGAAGCTGGACTCATTCTGAACATGAAATGGTGCCAGAATTTCTTGGCTTCTTCCCGAAGAGGAGATTTCTCCATTGGCATCCCATCCTCTGGCTGAGTGAGACCCTGGGTCCCAGGGAAGAACTGCTCACTGACTGAGCCCTGGGGTGGGTGCAGCTCTCTCTCAGGCTTCTTCCAGAATCTCCCAAACCTGGACAGCATCTTTTGTCTCTGCCTCCGACCTTCCCCTGCAGTGCTGGCACCTACTAGGTGTGGCACTGCCACAAACAGATCTGGCTTCTCCTCAGCTTCCTCATGGTTGCCCAAGGAGAGCTCTCTGCGATGCCTTTCTAGGagcaagagagaaacagaattcTGACTCTGGCGGCCATCCCCGTGCCTTGCAGCTTTCCCTAGAGGCAGGAGTAGCAACAGCTGAAGGAAGAGAAGATGCATGCTGTCGGGGCCGAAGCTTCTTGCAGATTCACAGATGGTGAGGCCCCAAAAGAGGTTCACTCTCTGCAGGACTGTGAACAGGGAGATGCTATATATAGATACCTGCCTTGTGGGATGGG
The Phocoena sinus isolate mPhoSin1 chromosome 6, mPhoSin1.pri, whole genome shotgun sequence DNA segment above includes these coding regions:
- the CER1 gene encoding cerberus, whose protein sequence is MHLLFLQLLLLLPLGKAARHGDGRQSQNSVSLLLLERHRRELSLGNHEEAEEKPDLFVAVPHLVGASTAGEGRRQRQKMLSRFGRFWKKPERELHPPQGSVSEQFFPGTQGLTQPEDGMPMEKSPLREEAKKFWHHFMFRMSPASQGIILPIKSHEVHRETCRTVPFSQTITHEDCEKVVVQNNLCFGKCGSVRFPEAAQHPYTFCSHCLPGKFTTMHLQLNCTGLAPVVKLVMLVEECQCKVKTEQQHGHPEQAGFQAEFHVQDPFIPGLST